From the Phycisphaeraceae bacterium genome, the window CCACCGAACGTGACCTCGCACAAGCCGACATCATCGTCCTCTGCGTCCCCACTCCCCTCGGCAAGCATCGCGAACCCGATCTGAGTTACGTCATCAAAAGCACCGAACTCGTCGCGCGCGTCCTGCGGCGAGGCCAGCTCGTCGTCCTCGAATCCACCACCTACCCCGGCACAACCCGCCAGGACATGCTCCCCATCCTCGAAGCCGCCGGACTCAAGTGCGGCTCAGATTTCTTCCTCGCCTACAGCCCGGAACGCGAAGACCCGGGTCGCGCCGGCGTCTCAACCAGCCAGATCCCCAAACTCGTCGGCGGAGTTGACGAAAAAAGCACCGAACTGGCCATGCAGTTCTACACCCGCGTCATCGAACGCGTCTTCCGCGTCGACTCGGCCGAAGTCGCCGAAGCCGCCAAACTCCTCGAAAACATCTACCGCGCCGTCAACATCGCACTCGTCAACGAACTCAAGATCATTTTCGATCGCCTCGGCATCGACATCTGGCAAGTCGTCGCAGCCGCATCCACCAAACCCTTCGGCTTCCAGGCCTTCTATCCCGGTCCCGGCCTCGGTGGACATTGCATCCCCATTGACCCTTTCTACCTCACATGGAAGGCCAAGGAAACCGGATACGCAACCAAGTTCATCGAACTCGCCGGCGAAATCAACAGCCAGATGCCCGCCTATGTCGTCGCCAAAGTCGCCCAGGCACTCAACGAACGCACAAGGTCTCTCAAAGGCTCCAGGATTCTCATCCTCGGCATCGCCTACAAGCCCAACGTCGATGACGTGCGCGAATCCCCCGCAGCAGAAATCATCGAACAACTCATCCACGCCGGCGCTGAAATCTCCTATCACGACCCGCACGTCCTCCAGTTCCCCGAAATGCGCAAATACGACATTGACCTCGAGAGCGTCCCGCTCAGCGCCGACAATGTCTCCAGCGTCGATTGCGTGCTGATCGTCACCGACCACGCCGATGTCGACTATCAACTCGTCGCCGATCATGCCTCGCTCGTCGTCGACACGCGCAACGCTATGGCACGCGTCACCAACCCCAAGGCCCATATCTACAAAGCCTGAGCCCGCGCCTGACATCCCGTCAGGCACTCGCCCAGATCCACCAGTCGGTCCGCCTGTTTCTCGCGCGTGTAAAACGCAATCTCGTGCTCTCGTCGCGCCGCCTGATTCGCCCCACGCCCATCCACGATCCCTTCGAGCGTCCGCCTCAAGGCCTCATCATCCACGCACGCCGACCCACGCCCCACCCGCTCGACCAGATCCCCCACACACCCGCGAGGCCCCGTCACTACTATCGGTGCCGACGCCGAAAGATACTCGAAGATTTTCCCGCTCAAAACACCGTCATAATCACCATCGTACTCGATCGCCAGCAGCGCATCGGCATCACGTTGCAGCCGCAGAGCGTTCGGCCTCGACACCAGCCCCATCGCCTCCACCACATCCTCAACGCCCAGCCTTCTCGCTTCACCGAGCCAATGGCTCATGCCCTGCCCCGCCACCACCAGCCGCACACACTCACGCAGCCTCGGCGACGCCGCAATCGCCCGCAGCACAGGCCTCACATCCTGATGCTTCGGATACACCGTGCCCGTGTACACCACGCGCGTTCGCCCATCACTCGCAAACACGCCGGTCGCATCCACTTCCTCAGGCTCGTGCTCAAAGAATCCGTTGTAGATCACCTGCACCCGCCGCGCACCCGCATCATGCAGCCGCCGCGCCAGCGGCTCGCTCACCGTTGTCGCTGCATCCGCCTGCGCCATGACACGCCGCTCGAGCGCCTTCTCACGCAGCGTAAACGGATACAACCCCGCGAACTGATGGTTCGTCGTCCACAGATCCCGATAGTCCGCAATCCAACGCCCACGCTGGCTTCCCAGCCGCAACGCCACAAGATGCGCCGTATAGGGCCCGCACGAACTGATCACAAGATCCCAGGGACCCGCGATCTCCGCTGCCTTGGTCGCAGGCCCGATCCACGCATCCGTCATGTCCGGCATCCGCACCGAACTGAAGACCCCCGTGCGCTCCTTGACCTCGCGCAGAATCCCACCCCCACCGCCCTCGCCCGGCACATGCTCGCCCGCCGGTGCCGCGTGCGATCGCCGCACATGATCCAGCAGCAGCCGCTTGGGCACCGCAATCTCGTGCACCGTCAGCCGCCCATCGGACACCTCGAGCCCACGCTGATCTTCGCGCTTGGCCGTCGTCAGGACATGCACACAATGCCCGCGATCGGCAAACCCTTTCGCGAATGACCACGCACGCAGAGATCCCACGCTGAGCAAAGGCGGAAAGTATGGCGAGATCATCAGCACGCGCATGCCGACCCTCGTTCTCCATCAGTATACAAACTTTCCAGCCGTCTCACATAATTTCTCAGCCCGCGCGATTCAAGCATCTCTGCCACCCGATCGCTCGGCCCCACCCCCGTCGGCTCTTGCGACAGCGCCCGCCCCAGCCCCGCCTCAACCGACTCGGCCATCAACGGATTGAACGTCCACCCCACCCCGAACTCCGCCACGATCTCCGCCATGCCCCCTCGATCACTCACCAGCAGCCCCGTGCCCCGGCTCAATGCCTCAAGCATCACCAGCGGCGCATTCTCATACACCAGCGAAGGCAGCACCAGCACATCCGCTTGCCCTATCCGCTCAAGCGTTCCGGCGTGGCTCAGCCGACCGCAGAACTCCACCCGCTCCTCCAGCCGATTCTCCCTCACAAACCGCTTCACCCCTCCAAGGGACGAACCGTCCCCAACGACCGTCAGATGCCATCCCTCGATCCGGGTGATTGCGCTCAGGAACAGTCCCAACCCCTTCTCAGGCTCCACCCGTCCCGCAAAGATCAGCCGAAGGTCGCGCCCAGGCTCCTTTCCCGCCGCCTCTTCCACCTCAGGGCCAGGGTCAGGCAGATGCACCCGCGGAATCCCCGTCACCGCCATGGCCCGCATCATGAAGCGGCTCGCACAGATCAGCACATCGATCGCTCGCCATCGCCGATGCACTCGATAATTCCAAGAGTGCTGCGCCGCCTTGAGCAGCCCGTGCGCCCGACTGCGATGGTCCCATTGCCACCGCCACAGATCACGCCCGCGCACGCGAACGCCCGGTTCAAGCATCACCGGCGCTTCGCCCTCGAACCGCCGAAGCCCCGAGTTCGGACACACCAGATGAAAATCCGCCGCTGTCATCACCAGACGCGTCATCCGCCCGCCTCGCCATGCGTGCGCCTCAGCGATCACCCCCGGCGACAACTCGTGGTAGACATTAAAAAAGTGCACCACATCGGGCGTCAGCGCGTCCAGCCGTCGCCGCAGCGCCAACCGCGCCCCCTTCGAATCCACATAACCCCAGGGCGTGCGCCGACCTCCCACGTCCTGACTCGTGAACACCTCCACCTCGTGCCCACGCTCGCGCAGACCCGTTGCCGTCCGCTGCACGACATGCTCGCAGCCCCCGGCCTCGAGGTAGTCATTGACCAGCAGCACCCGCAACGCGGCTCGTCCTTCCTTCCCGGTTGTCCCCAGCCCGTCTTTACGCCGTCACCGCAGCACGCTCGGCCACGAACGCTGCCGTCGTCTGCACCACATGCTGCTTCTGCTCGACGGTCAACTCCGGATAGATCGGCAGCGCAATCGTCTCGGCCGCCGCGGCTTCCGACTCGGGCAGCGCCCCTTCGCCCTGCCCAAGATACGCAAAACACTCCTGCATGTGCAGCGGCACCGGGTAGTAGATCTCCGTCCCGATGCCCTCAGCCTGAAGATGCGCCCGCAGTTCGTCGCGGATCGACCCCGGAACTCGAATCACATACTGGTTGTAGATGTGCCGCGCCGTCCTGGGCGCCGGTGCCGGCGTCCGCAGCGCAAGCCCCTGGCTATTGAGCGGCGTCGCACTCGTTGTGGCCCCGGCCTTGGCGAACTGCTCGTCGTAGAACGCCGCATTGGCCTGACGACCCGCGTGCCACGATTCGAGGTGCCGCAGCTTGATCCGCAGGATCGCAGCCTGCAGCGCGTCGAGCCGACTGTTGATCCCGATGATCGAGTGGTAGTACTTCGGCTGCCCGCCGTGGATGCGCAAAATACCCATCTTCGCCGCAAGTTCGTCGTCGTTGGTCGTGATGATCCCCCCGTCGCCGAACCCGCCCAGATTCTTGGACGGGAAGAAACTGAAGCACCCTATCGTGCCCCGGCTCCCAACAGTGATGCCATGCTTGTCGCGTGTCCCGATCGCCTGGGCCGCGTCCTCGATGATCGGCACGTTGAGTTCCTTGCCGATCTCCAGAAACTCATCCATATCGACCGCCTGCCCGAACAGGTGCACCGGCATGATCGCCTTGAGCCGCGTGCACGTCTTGGCCATCGCGCGCGCGTGCTTCGGGCACATGTTGTACGTCACCGGGTCGATGTCCACATACACCGGCTTGGCGCCCAGCCGCGCCACCGCGCCGCCCGTAGCAAAAAACGTGAACGAAGGGCACAGCACCTCGTCGCCAGGTCCCACATCCAGCGCCATCAGCGCCAGCAGCAGCGCGTCCGAGCCCGACGCGCACCCGATCGCGTGTTTCGTGCCGCAGTACGCCGCGATCTCCTTCTCCAGCGTGCTGACCTCGGGCCCCATTATGAACCACTGGGCCTCGACGACCTGCCGAATCACCGGCTCGATTTCTTCACGCAGGCTCGCGTACTGGGCCTTGAGATCCAGCAGCGGCACCGTTGGTTTCTGACTCATGGTTCGTTCTCCGAAAGAGATTCTGTCGCGCGCGGGGCACATTCACCCGACAATCGCGTCCTGGACCTCGCGCACCGGCGAGAGCGTCTCGCCCGATTCGCGATACTCATTCTTGCACGCCGGGCACGCCATCGCACCGCCCGCCCCGGCCTTGGGAAGCGTCGAGCCGCACCGGCACGCCCACCCCTTGCGCCGGGCCGGAACTCCCAACATCAGGGCGTAATCCGGCACATCGCTGGCCACCACCGCACCTGCCCCCACGAACGCGTACTTCCCGATCGTCACGCCGCACACGATCGTGCAGTTGGCCCCCAGCGACGCCCCGCGGCGCACCAGCGTCGGCTTGTACTGATCGCGCCGCGGGATCTCGCAGCGCGGGTTGATCACGTTGGTGAACACCATCGAAGGCCCGCAGAACACGTAGTCCTCGAGCACCACACCCGTGTACAGGCTGACATTGTTCTGGATCTTGCAGTGGTCCCCGATGGTCACGTCCGGCGACACCACCACGTTCTGCCCGATGTTGCACTGCCGACCGATCCGGCAGTTCTTCATCACGTGCGAGAAGTGCCAGATGCTCGTGCCCGCTCCGATCACGCACGGCTCATCGACATACGCCGACTCGTGCACCTTCACACCAGACGCAAGCATGGTTGACTCAGTGGACACGGCTGTTCACTCCTGTCTTGATCTCGGCCTCGAGCGTTTCGGCCACGGGCGAATCATCGAGCACCAGAGGCGTCGGCTGGCCCCCGGCTTCCATCGACACCTGCGCGCCCCACAGCACCTGAAGCACGCGCACCCCGCTCACGCCATCTGTCCTGGGCGTCGCCCCCGACCTGACACACGCGATGAAGTGCCTGCACTCTTCGGCCAGCGGCTCGGCGTCGCCGTAGTCCACCTCCACGCCTTCGCCCTTGACCGGCACCGGCTGGCCCTGCTGCCAGTCCACACGCTGGTCGTACACCACC encodes:
- a CDS encoding nucleotide sugar dehydrogenase, which translates into the protein MLLDKITTKTATIGVVGLGYVGLPLVKAVHDAGYPVIGFDVDKSKIDLLARGHSYLKHLGDDFAQSLYKSGRFKPTTTERDLAQADIIVLCVPTPLGKHREPDLSYVIKSTELVARVLRRGQLVVLESTTYPGTTRQDMLPILEAAGLKCGSDFFLAYSPEREDPGRAGVSTSQIPKLVGGVDEKSTELAMQFYTRVIERVFRVDSAEVAEAAKLLENIYRAVNIALVNELKIIFDRLGIDIWQVVAAASTKPFGFQAFYPGPGLGGHCIPIDPFYLTWKAKETGYATKFIELAGEINSQMPAYVVAKVAQALNERTRSLKGSRILILGIAYKPNVDDVRESPAAEIIEQLIHAGAEISYHDPHVLQFPEMRKYDIDLESVPLSADNVSSVDCVLIVTDHADVDYQLVADHASLVVDTRNAMARVTNPKAHIYKA
- a CDS encoding glycosyltransferase; translation: MRVLMISPYFPPLLSVGSLRAWSFAKGFADRGHCVHVLTTAKREDQRGLEVSDGRLTVHEIAVPKRLLLDHVRRSHAAPAGEHVPGEGGGGGILREVKERTGVFSSVRMPDMTDAWIGPATKAAEIAGPWDLVISSCGPYTAHLVALRLGSQRGRWIADYRDLWTTNHQFAGLYPFTLREKALERRVMAQADAATTVSEPLARRLHDAGARRVQVIYNGFFEHEPEEVDATGVFASDGRTRVVYTGTVYPKHQDVRPVLRAIAASPRLRECVRLVVAGQGMSHWLGEARRLGVEDVVEAMGLVSRPNALRLQRDADALLAIEYDGDYDGVLSGKIFEYLSASAPIVVTGPRGCVGDLVERVGRGSACVDDEALRRTLEGIVDGRGANQAARREHEIAFYTREKQADRLVDLGECLTGCQARAQAL
- a CDS encoding glycosyltransferase, whose translation is MRVLLVNDYLEAGGCEHVVQRTATGLRERGHEVEVFTSQDVGGRRTPWGYVDSKGARLALRRRLDALTPDVVHFFNVYHELSPGVIAEAHAWRGGRMTRLVMTAADFHLVCPNSGLRRFEGEAPVMLEPGVRVRGRDLWRWQWDHRSRAHGLLKAAQHSWNYRVHRRWRAIDVLICASRFMMRAMAVTGIPRVHLPDPGPEVEEAAGKEPGRDLRLIFAGRVEPEKGLGLFLSAITRIEGWHLTVVGDGSSLGGVKRFVRENRLEERVEFCGRLSHAGTLERIGQADVLVLPSLVYENAPLVMLEALSRGTGLLVSDRGGMAEIVAEFGVGWTFNPLMAESVEAGLGRALSQEPTGVGPSDRVAEMLESRGLRNYVRRLESLYTDGERGSACAC
- a CDS encoding DegT/DnrJ/EryC1/StrS family aminotransferase; this translates as MSQKPTVPLLDLKAQYASLREEIEPVIRQVVEAQWFIMGPEVSTLEKEIAAYCGTKHAIGCASGSDALLLALMALDVGPGDEVLCPSFTFFATGGAVARLGAKPVYVDIDPVTYNMCPKHARAMAKTCTRLKAIMPVHLFGQAVDMDEFLEIGKELNVPIIEDAAQAIGTRDKHGITVGSRGTIGCFSFFPSKNLGGFGDGGIITTNDDELAAKMGILRIHGGQPKYYHSIIGINSRLDALQAAILRIKLRHLESWHAGRQANAAFYDEQFAKAGATTSATPLNSQGLALRTPAPAPRTARHIYNQYVIRVPGSIRDELRAHLQAEGIGTEIYYPVPLHMQECFAYLGQGEGALPESEAAAAETIALPIYPELTVEQKQHVVQTTAAFVAERAAVTA
- a CDS encoding N-acetyltransferase, translated to MLASGVKVHESAYVDEPCVIGAGTSIWHFSHVMKNCRIGRQCNIGQNVVVSPDVTIGDHCKIQNNVSLYTGVVLEDYVFCGPSMVFTNVINPRCEIPRRDQYKPTLVRRGASLGANCTIVCGVTIGKYAFVGAGAVVASDVPDYALMLGVPARRKGWACRCGSTLPKAGAGGAMACPACKNEYRESGETLSPVREVQDAIVG